Proteins found in one Borreliella valaisiana VS116 genomic segment:
- a CDS encoding exonuclease SbcCD subunit D, giving the protein MNNYKILHTSDWHIGKKIENFSILKEQKNFLSFLLEFLKKEKIDLLLVAGDVYDSKRPGFEEQRLVNNFFYELSFTSCKWCVVISGNHDKKDYLSINKKLLSRFNFFLITEYDSDEQIVFLKDNGDLKFIVVCLPHINERLVLGQNFDNVFELEDQSSSKLFLENLENAYRKKISSLYNLLENKYKGIPKILMAHSFFGSSKKIDTLGGSYIVPFNVFGNGFSYVALGHVHKFMKLRENIVYSGSPMQYSFNETHDKYVNVLHFNDNKLILQEAFSVPVFNKLIFVKGSLNEVLDFLTNVKKEESFTIYLKIELNEAIDTSAEETIYNLARLNFMNLVSISYSLLSSQHFQEDSSFIGELEVLEMDEKYFFEKKLRRDFENGVIKDIKFKEEELISLFNEVLKKGYLGEYEDK; this is encoded by the coding sequence GTGAACAATTATAAAATTCTGCACACTTCAGATTGGCATATTGGGAAAAAAATTGAAAATTTTTCAATACTTAAGGAACAGAAAAATTTTTTATCTTTTCTTTTGGAATTTCTTAAAAAAGAAAAGATAGATCTTTTACTTGTTGCTGGAGATGTTTATGATTCCAAGAGGCCTGGATTTGAAGAGCAAAGATTGGTGAATAATTTTTTTTACGAGCTTTCTTTTACTTCTTGTAAGTGGTGTGTGGTTATTTCTGGAAATCATGATAAAAAAGATTATTTAAGTATCAATAAAAAACTTCTTTCACGGTTTAATTTTTTTTTAATAACGGAATATGATTCTGATGAGCAAATAGTTTTCTTAAAAGATAATGGGGATCTTAAGTTTATTGTTGTTTGTCTTCCACATATAAATGAAAGGCTTGTTTTAGGGCAAAATTTTGACAATGTTTTTGAATTAGAAGATCAGTCTTCTAGTAAGCTATTTCTTGAAAACTTAGAGAATGCTTACAGAAAAAAGATATCAAGTTTATATAATCTATTAGAAAATAAGTATAAAGGAATTCCCAAAATATTAATGGCGCATTCTTTTTTTGGCAGTAGTAAAAAGATTGATACTTTGGGAGGTAGTTATATTGTCCCTTTTAATGTTTTTGGAAATGGTTTTTCTTATGTTGCTCTTGGACATGTTCATAAATTTATGAAACTAAGGGAGAATATTGTTTATTCAGGATCTCCTATGCAATATTCATTTAATGAGACTCATGATAAATATGTAAATGTTTTACATTTTAATGATAATAAATTGATCTTACAAGAAGCATTTTCAGTCCCGGTTTTTAATAAATTAATCTTTGTTAAAGGTTCTTTAAATGAAGTTCTTGATTTTTTAACTAATGTTAAAAAAGAAGAGTCTTTTACTATTTATTTAAAAATTGAACTTAATGAGGCTATTGATACTAGTGCTGAGGAAACCATTTATAATTTAGCAAGGCTTAATTTTATGAATTTAGTTTCTATTTCTTATTCTTTACTCTCAAGCCAGCATTTTCAAGAAGATTCCAGCTTTATTGGAGAACTTGAAGTGCTTGAAATGGATGAAAAATATTTTTTTGAGAAAAAGTTAAGACGAGATTTTGAGAACGGTGTTATTAAAGATATAAAATTTAAGGAAGAAGAGCTTATTTCTCTTTTTAACGAGGTTTTAAAAAAAGGATATTTAGGCGAATATGAGGATAAATAA
- a CDS encoding AAA family ATPase yields the protein MRINKLIFKNIASYKGEHELNFDTLFLRQSGIFLISGNTGSGKSTILDCITLALYARVYRLGKKIVDIISKGETSAYVKLTFTISGKIYESFVELNVKNIETPKSMLLSCFFDNRIIEGRADVLDYIKSLCRLDFNQFCQTVILPQGNFQEFLTSTPKEKTAIIDNIFNLKKYDNLEFYLKSDFERTKFSIDKLLNSESYEKSILDYDEREYKSLKDYLDLVDIDRLEIDLENIKRAIFLCNQAIVSNERYLGLEIEISSLENQLSSQIEYQNSLEMDYAFQNKLKENLDLDRKIYLCSDFWNLKNLVAMQGELFNDNRLLDLELSKVINNLKEIEDLDSNNFNFNYVKELYNKNCNIFNLKFVENDYQSLLLRKNSLEDEKKELLKSQIKKNDEIKSISSEKSNFDFDKYVYYQALKLFQTFNDELISKYRDKLEFLLKSAGKESFSENKKKNNIKIDLYKELLKCLNDKNFSIENDKKKLKYIEAEYKNYQHKDKLSVCSLKELYILNSKLHLLQSQIDELKYQLSCRQEEISKQEINALEFEKNNAEILRLIGKNLFDKYINYFDREKILAFENKLEKLEQFKVRKKDLKIEISLKNKEFDQNLLKIKSLLLKLNLNLSFNDHSSLEKEFNVILVRQKSVENEWNTLILNLKNLEDLKIKTETQIKFIKKSILTLKARLNEEQNSFINIVSTLKSVFLSSFSFESETVLEHINKNSLQFLQKLSLSISSKLEFLSREIEKYKIKLLNFQTLQKKIDQQKINLEMLRGELNLAKERKDKLDVLRKVVIRSSGLKYYVQTFLINDILRLANEKYLRWIFPDFELKTNNESKEFDFLIEDKKDVNKIRTVKTLSGGEKFLVSLALSLALSDKIRDSELKIEAFFLDEGFGNLDEDTLAQVMPKLSKFQIMTGRQIGIISHVSYLKEIIKAQIVINKISKISYIAMENL from the coding sequence ATGAGGATAAATAAGCTCATATTTAAAAATATTGCTTCTTATAAAGGAGAGCACGAATTAAATTTCGATACGCTTTTTTTAAGGCAATCAGGTATTTTTTTAATTTCTGGCAATACTGGATCAGGCAAAAGTACTATTTTAGATTGCATAACTTTGGCGCTGTATGCTCGTGTTTATAGGCTTGGGAAAAAAATTGTAGATATTATATCGAAAGGCGAGACCAGTGCTTATGTTAAATTAACATTTACTATTTCTGGGAAGATTTATGAATCTTTTGTTGAGCTTAATGTAAAAAATATAGAGACCCCTAAGAGTATGTTGCTTAGTTGTTTTTTTGACAATAGGATTATTGAGGGTCGAGCTGATGTTTTAGATTATATTAAAAGTCTTTGTCGATTAGACTTTAATCAATTTTGTCAAACTGTAATTTTGCCACAAGGTAATTTTCAAGAATTTTTAACATCAACTCCTAAAGAGAAAACTGCAATAATTGATAATATTTTTAATTTGAAAAAATATGATAATTTGGAATTTTATTTAAAAAGTGACTTTGAGCGTACAAAGTTTAGTATAGATAAATTATTAAATTCTGAATCTTATGAAAAGTCAATTCTTGATTATGATGAGAGAGAGTATAAATCTCTTAAGGATTATTTGGATTTAGTTGATATTGATCGATTAGAAATTGATCTTGAAAATATTAAAAGAGCCATTTTTTTATGTAATCAGGCAATAGTGTCTAATGAGAGATATTTAGGTTTAGAAATTGAAATATCTTCTTTAGAGAATCAATTATCTTCTCAGATTGAATATCAGAATTCTTTAGAGATGGATTATGCTTTTCAAAATAAATTAAAAGAAAATTTGGATTTGGATCGAAAAATTTATTTGTGTTCGGATTTTTGGAATTTGAAAAATCTTGTTGCTATGCAAGGCGAATTATTTAATGATAACAGATTACTTGATTTAGAACTTTCAAAAGTGATAAATAATTTAAAAGAAATTGAAGATTTGGATAGTAATAATTTTAATTTTAATTATGTTAAAGAACTTTATAATAAAAATTGCAATATTTTTAATTTGAAGTTTGTTGAGAATGATTATCAAAGCTTGCTTTTAAGGAAAAATAGTCTTGAGGATGAAAAAAAAGAATTATTGAAGTCTCAAATTAAAAAAAATGATGAGATTAAAAGTATTTCGTCTGAAAAATCTAATTTTGATTTTGACAAATACGTTTACTATCAAGCATTGAAATTATTTCAAACTTTTAACGATGAGTTGATTTCAAAATATAGAGATAAGTTGGAATTTTTATTGAAATCTGCTGGCAAAGAAAGTTTTAGTGAAAATAAAAAAAAAAATAATATTAAGATTGATTTGTATAAAGAGCTGTTAAAGTGTCTTAATGATAAAAATTTTTCTATTGAGAATGATAAAAAGAAACTAAAATATATTGAGGCTGAATATAAAAATTATCAACATAAAGATAAATTATCAGTTTGTAGTTTAAAAGAGCTTTACATTTTAAATTCAAAACTTCATTTATTACAAAGTCAAATTGATGAGCTTAAATATCAGTTATCTTGCAGGCAAGAAGAAATATCTAAACAAGAAATTAATGCTTTGGAGTTTGAAAAAAATAATGCTGAAATTTTAAGATTGATTGGAAAAAATTTATTTGATAAATACATAAATTATTTTGACAGAGAAAAAATTTTAGCATTTGAAAATAAATTGGAAAAGCTTGAACAATTTAAGGTTAGGAAAAAAGATTTAAAAATTGAGATTTCTTTAAAAAATAAAGAGTTTGATCAAAATCTTTTAAAGATTAAAAGTTTATTATTAAAACTTAATTTAAATTTAAGTTTTAACGATCATTCTTCTTTGGAAAAAGAATTTAATGTTATTTTGGTTAGGCAGAAAAGTGTAGAAAATGAATGGAATACGCTTATTTTGAATCTTAAAAATTTAGAAGATTTAAAAATTAAAACCGAAACCCAAATTAAATTTATAAAGAAATCTATATTGACTTTAAAAGCGAGATTAAATGAAGAGCAAAATAGTTTTATTAATATAGTTTCAACTTTAAAAAGTGTTTTTTTAAGTTCATTTTCTTTTGAATCAGAAACCGTTTTGGAACACATTAATAAGAATAGTCTGCAATTCTTGCAAAAATTGAGCTTGTCAATTAGTTCTAAGCTTGAATTTTTATCTAGAGAGATCGAAAAGTATAAAATAAAGCTTTTAAATTTTCAAACTCTTCAAAAAAAGATTGATCAACAAAAAATTAATTTAGAGATGTTAAGAGGAGAATTAAATCTTGCTAAAGAAAGGAAAGATAAGCTAGATGTTTTAAGGAAGGTGGTTATTAGATCTTCTGGATTAAAATATTATGTTCAAACCTTTTTAATTAATGATATTTTAAGGCTGGCAAATGAGAAGTATTTAAGATGGATTTTTCCTGATTTTGAGCTTAAAACTAACAATGAGAGCAAAGAATTTGATTTTTTAATTGAAGACAAAAAAGATGTTAATAAAATAAGAACGGTAAAAACTTTGTCTGGGGGTGAAAAATTTCTTGTATCTTTAGCTTTGTCTTTAGCTTTATCTGATAAAATAAGGGATAGTGAGTTAAAAATAGAAGCTTTTTTTCTAGATGAAGGGTTTGGCAATCTTGATGAAGATACTTTGGCTCAAGTTATGCCTAAGCTTTCGAAGTTTCAAATAATGACCGGACGACAAATTGGCATAATTTCTCATGTATCTTATTTGAAGGAGATAATTAAAGCACAAATAGTTATAAACAAGATTTCTAAAATTTCTTATATTGCTATGGAAAATTTATGA
- a CDS encoding ROK family protein, producing the protein MKRYLAIDVGGTSTKYSLADSSGVFFDKNEISTGATSDEQVNILVNLINSYKESSDIAGVAICIPGFVDLQGNVIRVNAISGFVNYPLKERLESLTGINTEIENDANCVALAEKFKGNAVDSNDFIAITLGTGIGAGIFTNGKLLRGSSFMSGEVGFMITRGISNNIPFNCRWESISSVLALRKRVAMRLEKPLKEISGECVFDLAENGNIHAKNEVDRFFENLSFGIFNLTFILNPEKILIGGGISARPDLIDRIYEKLENLWSLEMAFINNNNIKNLVTLEPTKFNNESGKIGALYHYFTCKKQNNVFF; encoded by the coding sequence ATGAAACGTTATTTAGCAATTGATGTTGGTGGAACTAGTACCAAGTATTCGCTAGCAGATTCAAGCGGTGTTTTTTTTGATAAAAATGAAATAAGTACAGGTGCTACTTCTGACGAACAAGTAAATATTTTAGTTAACCTTATTAATTCTTACAAAGAATCAAGCGATATAGCGGGGGTTGCAATTTGTATTCCTGGGTTTGTTGATCTTCAGGGAAATGTTATTAGAGTAAATGCTATTTCTGGCTTTGTTAATTATCCTTTAAAAGAAAGATTAGAATCTTTAACCGGAATAAATACAGAGATTGAAAATGATGCTAATTGTGTAGCCTTAGCAGAAAAATTTAAGGGTAATGCTGTTGATTCTAATGATTTTATTGCTATAACTCTTGGCACAGGAATTGGTGCTGGAATTTTTACAAATGGCAAACTTTTAAGAGGAAGTTCTTTTATGTCTGGAGAAGTTGGATTTATGATTACTAGAGGTATTAGCAATAATATTCCTTTTAATTGTAGATGGGAATCCATTTCTTCTGTTTTAGCCTTAAGGAAAAGAGTTGCTATGCGCTTGGAGAAGCCTTTAAAAGAGATTTCAGGAGAGTGTGTTTTTGATCTTGCTGAGAATGGAAATATTCATGCAAAAAATGAAGTTGACAGATTTTTTGAGAATTTATCATTTGGTATCTTTAATTTAACTTTTATTTTAAATCCTGAAAAAATTTTGATTGGAGGAGGAATAAGTGCAAGGCCTGATTTAATAGATAGAATATATGAAAAATTAGAAAATTTATGGTCTTTAGAAATGGCTTTTATTAATAATAATAATATAAAAAATCTTGTAACACTTGAGCCTACTAAATTTAATAATGAATCTGGTAAAATTGGAGCTTTGTATCATTATTTTACTTGCAAAAAGCAAAATAATGTCTTTTTTTAA
- the ileS gene encoding isoleucine--tRNA ligase, whose product MFKKVENKANFPKIEEKILKFWTDNKIFEKSMEQREGCEEFTFYDGPPFATGLPHFGHFVPNTIKDIIPRYQTMQGKYVKRNFGWDTHGLPVEYEVEKKLGISGKYEIENYGIENFNKECKKIVLRYTEEWKNIILRLGRWVDFEKGYKTMDISFMESVWWVFKNLYNKGLIYESYYVLPYSPKLATPLSNFEVNLGEYREVNDPSLTIKFKIKNKNEYLLAWTTTPWTLPSNLGIAVGQEIEYSKIFDKIKKEILILGSKRLNSYYDDENSYTIIEKFKGSKLEGIEYEPIFNYFLEQKDKGAFKVHTADYVTIDDGTGIVHIAPYGEEDYKILKKHTNVDIIDPLDAECKFTNQVKDFKGLFVKDADKKIIENLKFRNFLFKRENYLHRYPFCYRTNCPIIYRPISSWFVNVEKIKTKLLEINEKINWMPAHLKKGRFGKWLENAKDWAISRNRFWGNPIPIWICSKTGKKICIGSKQELEELSGQKIEDLHKDTIDKITWPSKDGGTFIRTSEVLDCWFESGAMPYASNHYPFTNESNFKNVFPADFIAEGLDQTRGWFYTLTILGASLFESTAFKNVIVNGLVLSSDGRKMSKSFKNYTDPMKVINTFGADALRLYLIMSPVVKADDLKYSDNGVRDVLKNIIIPIWNAYSFFTTYAIIDKFKPPKNPNLVKNNTLDKWIISEIESLKNTLNKEIDKYNLTKSIESLLEFIDKLNNWYIRRSRRRFWKSENDKDKNDAYETLYYAIKTLMILLAPFIPFITEEIYQNLKTDEDKQSIHLNDYPKANENFINKTIEEKINLARKITSMARSLRSLHNIKIRMPISTIYIVTKNQNEQNMLIEMQEIILDEINAKEMKIKSNEEELITYKAKANFKELGKKLGKDMKLVSIEISKLKNEDIIKIINGISYEIKVANTKYYLSLNDIILEREEKDNLKVINEDSITIGIDSLITQELYLEGLTREFVRQVQNLRKEKNFDVSDRINLYIENNATLKKILNKFEKYIKTETLTLNIISNESKLEKKIHLNDDMFTIIGIEKC is encoded by the coding sequence ATGTTTAAAAAAGTAGAAAACAAAGCAAATTTTCCTAAAATAGAAGAAAAAATATTAAAATTTTGGACTGATAACAAGATCTTTGAAAAATCAATGGAACAAAGAGAAGGGTGTGAAGAATTTACATTTTATGACGGACCACCTTTTGCAACAGGACTTCCTCATTTTGGGCATTTTGTTCCAAACACAATAAAAGACATAATTCCAAGATATCAAACAATGCAAGGTAAATATGTTAAAAGAAATTTTGGATGGGACACTCACGGACTACCCGTCGAATACGAAGTAGAAAAAAAATTGGGAATTTCTGGTAAATACGAAATAGAAAATTATGGCATTGAAAATTTTAACAAAGAATGCAAAAAAATAGTACTCAGATATACAGAAGAATGGAAAAATATAATCTTAAGGCTTGGAAGATGGGTAGATTTTGAAAAAGGCTACAAAACTATGGACATAAGTTTCATGGAATCTGTGTGGTGGGTATTTAAAAATCTTTACAACAAAGGTTTAATATATGAAAGCTATTATGTACTACCCTATTCTCCAAAACTTGCAACTCCGCTTTCAAACTTTGAAGTGAATCTTGGAGAATATAGAGAAGTCAATGACCCATCATTAACAATAAAATTTAAAATCAAAAACAAAAACGAATACTTACTAGCATGGACAACCACCCCTTGGACATTGCCCTCAAACCTTGGAATTGCAGTAGGACAAGAAATAGAATATTCTAAAATTTTTGACAAAATAAAAAAAGAGATTTTAATACTTGGATCAAAAAGGCTTAATAGTTATTATGATGATGAAAATTCATATACTATTATAGAAAAATTTAAAGGAAGCAAGCTTGAAGGAATAGAATATGAACCTATTTTTAACTACTTTTTAGAACAAAAAGATAAAGGAGCTTTTAAGGTTCACACAGCCGATTATGTTACAATTGACGATGGGACAGGAATTGTTCATATTGCTCCTTATGGAGAAGAAGACTATAAAATACTTAAAAAACACACAAATGTAGATATAATAGATCCCTTAGATGCTGAATGTAAATTCACAAATCAAGTAAAAGATTTTAAAGGACTTTTTGTAAAAGATGCTGACAAAAAGATAATAGAAAACCTAAAATTCCGCAATTTTTTATTCAAAAGAGAAAATTATCTACACAGATATCCATTTTGTTACAGAACAAACTGCCCAATTATTTACAGACCAATAAGTTCATGGTTTGTAAATGTAGAAAAAATAAAAACTAAACTCTTAGAAATAAATGAAAAAATTAATTGGATGCCAGCTCATTTAAAAAAAGGAAGATTTGGAAAATGGCTAGAAAATGCAAAGGACTGGGCAATAAGCAGAAACAGATTTTGGGGAAATCCAATTCCAATTTGGATATGTTCAAAAACAGGGAAAAAAATTTGCATTGGATCAAAACAAGAGCTTGAAGAGCTGTCCGGTCAAAAAATCGAAGACTTACACAAAGACACCATAGATAAAATAACCTGGCCAAGCAAAGACGGCGGCACGTTTATCAGAACAAGCGAAGTTCTAGATTGCTGGTTTGAATCTGGAGCAATGCCTTACGCAAGCAATCATTATCCATTCACAAATGAAAGTAATTTTAAAAATGTATTTCCTGCTGACTTTATTGCAGAAGGTCTAGATCAAACAAGGGGATGGTTTTATACTCTTACAATCCTGGGGGCTTCTCTTTTTGAAAGCACAGCATTCAAAAATGTCATTGTAAATGGACTTGTGCTTTCAAGCGATGGAAGAAAAATGTCAAAATCCTTTAAAAATTATACAGACCCAATGAAGGTAATAAACACCTTTGGAGCTGATGCCTTAAGACTTTATTTAATAATGAGCCCTGTAGTCAAGGCTGACGATTTAAAATATAGCGACAATGGGGTAAGAGACGTTCTTAAAAACATAATAATACCCATTTGGAATGCTTATTCCTTTTTCACAACTTATGCAATAATTGATAAATTTAAACCTCCAAAAAATCCCAACTTAGTTAAAAACAACACCCTTGACAAATGGATCATAAGCGAAATTGAAAGCCTAAAAAACACACTAAATAAAGAAATAGACAAATATAATTTAACAAAATCAATAGAATCTTTACTTGAATTTATAGATAAATTAAATAATTGGTATATAAGAAGATCAAGAAGAAGATTTTGGAAATCAGAAAATGATAAAGACAAAAATGACGCCTACGAAACATTATATTATGCAATCAAGACTTTAATGATTTTACTTGCGCCTTTTATTCCATTTATAACAGAAGAGATTTATCAAAATTTAAAAACCGATGAAGACAAACAATCAATACACCTTAACGATTATCCAAAAGCAAATGAAAATTTCATCAACAAAACAATTGAAGAGAAAATAAATCTTGCAAGAAAAATAACTTCAATGGCAAGATCGCTGAGATCATTACATAATATAAAAATACGTATGCCTATTAGTACAATATATATTGTCACAAAAAATCAAAATGAACAAAATATGCTAATAGAAATGCAAGAAATAATATTAGATGAAATAAATGCAAAAGAAATGAAAATAAAATCTAACGAAGAGGAGCTCATAACTTACAAAGCAAAAGCAAACTTTAAAGAACTTGGAAAAAAACTTGGCAAAGATATGAAATTAGTATCTATTGAAATTAGCAAGCTAAAAAATGAAGACATAATAAAAATAATAAATGGAATATCTTACGAAATAAAAGTAGCTAATACAAAGTATTACTTGTCATTAAATGATATAATATTAGAGAGAGAAGAAAAAGATAATTTAAAAGTAATAAATGAAGACTCTATTACAATAGGAATAGACTCACTAATAACACAAGAATTATACTTAGAAGGACTTACAAGAGAATTTGTAAGACAAGTTCAAAATTTAAGAAAAGAAAAAAATTTTGATGTTAGCGATAGAATCAACTTATACATAGAAAATAATGCAACATTGAAAAAAATACTAAATAAATTTGAAAAATATATTAAAACTGAAACATTAACCTTAAATATCATTTCAAACGAAAGTAAGCTAGAGAAAAAAATACACCTTAACGATGACATGTTCACAATAATAGGAATTGAAAAATGTTGA
- a CDS encoding AAA family ATPase, whose translation MVEIDSKEIARKNKNKEVSIWHLLMSIITTPKKSEIKFIDTKTLKSIKQEVICEIDKLEKILIEKNEIMIPKINKEIFTLIKEAKKEFKSKSLIGSKEIFYQILKNKKLLKKYKLSKSSFDFKDQNILEYMEKNKIRLIETYKEFDEEIRLENENFEIGKYVKNLTALAKDKKLDPLIGREEELKTLTNILLRRNKNSAMLIGEPGVGKTAIVEGLASSIVQKKISSKLQDKTILMLKVSNLVSGTKYRGEFEDRLNNIIKYIEKNKNTIIFIDEIHTLIGAGNSEGSLDASNILKPSLSRAEIQIIGATTYNEYRKYISKDKAFARRFQTITVREPNEKDTLKIIKNIAKNFEDYHGVIYEKSALTNIVKLSSKYLINKRFPDKAIDIIDIAGAIKKEELTKDNIITSDDIQKAINEILSIKTANNIKEEILELKEVENKINQKVIGQKHAVSEFIKEIIKVKLGLNDDFKPLTSILLIGSNGCGKTTLTDELSKKIIKDQNSILKLDMSDYREENSISKLIGTNPGYVGYSDGGILTNKLKNSFETLILFENIENAHNSILNLISQMLENGELIDSKEDKILFKNTFIIMTTNVGSRMLLGENNIGFNKNQQKNAETKNFKEEIKQDLEKRFKLSFLDKIQKKIILNVLTKDNVEEICKNYLNALKTKLNSKGIEIEIQKDINKFITTKYYKKNSGARSVIAAIKEKIEENIITKIAENQNINKITIHLEKEEIIIE comes from the coding sequence TTGGTAGAAATAGATTCAAAAGAAATTGCAAGAAAAAATAAAAATAAAGAGGTTTCAATTTGGCACCTATTAATGTCTATAATTACTACTCCCAAAAAATCTGAAATAAAATTCATAGACACCAAAACTCTTAAAAGCATTAAACAAGAAGTTATTTGTGAAATAGATAAATTAGAAAAAATTTTAATAGAAAAAAATGAAATAATGATTCCAAAAATCAATAAAGAAATCTTTACTCTTATAAAAGAAGCTAAAAAGGAGTTTAAATCTAAATCCTTAATAGGATCAAAAGAAATTTTCTATCAAATATTAAAAAACAAAAAACTCCTAAAAAAATATAAACTAAGTAAATCCAGCTTCGACTTTAAAGATCAAAATATATTAGAATACATGGAAAAAAATAAAATAAGATTAATTGAAACCTACAAAGAATTTGATGAAGAAATACGACTTGAAAATGAAAACTTCGAAATCGGAAAGTATGTCAAAAATTTAACAGCACTTGCAAAAGATAAAAAATTAGATCCCCTGATTGGAAGAGAAGAAGAGCTTAAAACTCTTACAAATATACTCTTGAGAAGAAACAAAAATAGCGCAATGCTAATAGGTGAGCCTGGGGTAGGAAAAACAGCAATAGTTGAAGGACTTGCATCAAGCATAGTCCAAAAAAAAATAAGTAGCAAACTACAAGACAAAACAATTTTAATGCTTAAAGTTTCAAATTTGGTATCGGGAACAAAATATAGAGGTGAGTTTGAAGACCGTTTAAACAATATAATTAAGTATATTGAAAAAAATAAAAACACAATAATATTTATTGACGAAATACACACTTTAATAGGAGCTGGGAACTCAGAAGGATCTCTTGATGCATCAAATATATTAAAACCATCACTTTCTAGAGCTGAAATACAAATTATTGGAGCAACTACTTACAATGAATACCGAAAATATATTTCAAAAGACAAAGCATTCGCCAGAAGATTTCAAACAATTACTGTAAGAGAGCCAAATGAAAAAGATACACTAAAAATAATCAAAAATATTGCAAAAAATTTCGAAGACTATCATGGGGTGATCTATGAAAAAAGTGCGCTTACAAATATAGTAAAACTTTCATCCAAATATCTAATAAATAAAAGATTTCCAGATAAAGCAATAGATATAATAGACATTGCCGGTGCAATTAAAAAGGAAGAGCTTACAAAAGACAATATCATAACATCGGATGATATACAAAAAGCAATAAATGAAATACTATCTATTAAAACAGCAAATAACATAAAAGAAGAAATTTTAGAATTAAAAGAAGTAGAGAACAAAATTAATCAAAAAGTGATCGGGCAAAAACATGCAGTAAGCGAATTTATTAAAGAAATTATTAAAGTCAAACTTGGACTCAATGACGATTTCAAACCTCTAACTTCAATATTGTTAATAGGATCAAATGGATGTGGAAAAACTACTCTAACTGATGAACTATCTAAAAAAATTATTAAGGATCAAAATTCAATATTAAAACTAGATATGTCAGATTACAGAGAAGAAAACTCTATTTCAAAATTAATTGGCACAAATCCAGGATACGTGGGCTACTCCGATGGAGGAATTTTAACAAACAAATTAAAAAATTCATTTGAAACTTTAATATTGTTTGAAAACATTGAAAATGCCCACAACTCTATATTAAACTTAATAAGTCAAATGCTTGAAAATGGAGAACTTATTGACAGCAAAGAAGATAAAATACTATTTAAAAACACATTTATAATAATGACTACAAACGTTGGATCTCGAATGCTTCTTGGAGAGAATAATATTGGATTTAACAAAAATCAACAAAAAAACGCAGAAACAAAAAATTTTAAAGAAGAAATAAAGCAAGATCTTGAAAAAAGATTTAAGTTGTCCTTTTTAGACAAAATTCAAAAAAAAATTATCTTAAATGTTCTTACAAAGGACAATGTAGAAGAAATTTGCAAAAACTACTTAAATGCCCTTAAAACAAAATTAAACTCTAAAGGAATTGAAATAGAAATACAAAAAGATATTAACAAATTCATAACCACAAAATACTATAAAAAAAATTCAGGAGCAAGAAGCGTGATTGCTGCAATAAAGGAAAAAATAGAAGAAAATATTATCACCAAAATAGCTGAAAATCAAAACATAAATAAAATAACAATTCATTTAGAAAAAGAAGAAATAATAATAGAATAA